The following proteins are encoded in a genomic region of Actinomadura sp. NAK00032:
- a CDS encoding STM4012 family radical SAM protein produces MKPYQGYVYAYPHKTAYRPLNPSPPLRGVWAGEPLDSLFLYLHVPFCEMRCGFCNLFTRTGAPEELTGAYLDALDRQATAVLDALDGPAFATAAFGGGTPTYLTAPELERLCDIAGRFKGFGSAPLGVETSPATATTDRLTVLAERGTTRISIGVQSFLDEEARAAVRPQKRAEVEAALDRIRAVGFPTLNIDLIYGIDGQTPATWLHSLNAALAWRPEEVYLYPLYVRPLTGLGRRAQDWDDQRLTLYGIGRDHLLAEGYEQVSMRMFRLRGDTGNGTEYCCQTDGMVGLGCGARSYTSRLHYSFEYAVGAGQVRSIIDSYVSETDFSTARVGFTLDGDEQRRRHLLQSLLQTAGVDRAAYRARFDTDPLDDFAADFASFGERGWLETSDTTVRLTPEGLAYSDAIGPALFSSGVQGLMDSYEAR; encoded by the coding sequence GTGAAGCCTTACCAGGGATACGTGTACGCGTACCCGCACAAGACCGCCTACCGTCCGCTGAACCCGTCGCCTCCGCTGCGCGGCGTGTGGGCGGGGGAGCCGCTCGACTCGCTCTTCCTGTACCTCCACGTGCCCTTCTGCGAGATGCGGTGCGGCTTCTGCAACCTCTTCACCCGAACGGGCGCGCCCGAAGAACTGACCGGCGCCTACCTGGACGCCCTCGACCGTCAGGCGACCGCCGTACTGGACGCCCTGGACGGCCCTGCCTTCGCCACGGCCGCGTTCGGCGGCGGCACACCGACCTACCTCACCGCCCCGGAGCTGGAGCGCCTCTGCGACATCGCCGGACGCTTCAAGGGCTTCGGGTCGGCCCCGCTCGGCGTGGAGACGTCCCCGGCCACCGCCACCACCGACCGGCTGACCGTCCTCGCCGAACGCGGAACGACCCGCATCTCCATCGGCGTGCAGAGCTTCCTGGACGAGGAGGCGCGCGCGGCCGTCCGGCCCCAGAAGCGCGCCGAGGTGGAGGCCGCGCTGGACCGCATCAGGGCCGTGGGCTTCCCGACCCTCAACATCGACCTCATCTACGGCATCGACGGCCAGACGCCCGCGACATGGCTGCACTCCCTGAACGCCGCTCTCGCCTGGCGTCCAGAGGAGGTCTACCTGTATCCCCTCTACGTCCGTCCGCTGACGGGTCTGGGACGCCGCGCCCAAGACTGGGACGACCAGCGCCTCACCCTGTACGGCATCGGCCGAGACCACCTTCTTGCCGAAGGCTACGAGCAGGTGTCGATGCGCATGTTCCGGCTACGCGGAGACACCGGCAACGGCACCGAGTACTGCTGCCAGACGGACGGCATGGTCGGGCTCGGCTGCGGAGCCCGCTCCTACACCTCCCGCCTGCACTACTCGTTCGAGTACGCGGTGGGCGCCGGCCAGGTGCGCTCCATCATCGACTCCTACGTGAGCGAGACCGACTTCAGCACCGCCCGTGTCGGGTTCACCTTGGACGGCGACGAGCAACGTCGCCGCCATCTGCTCCAGTCCCTGCTCCAGACCGCCGGAGTCGACAGGGCCGCGTACCGCGCGCGCTTCGACACCGACCCACTGGACGACTTCGCGGCCGATTTCGCATCGTTCGGTGAGCGCGGATGGCTGGAGACGTCCGACACCACGGTGCGGCTCACACCGGAAGGGCTCGCCTACTCCGACGCCATCGGCCCCGCTCTCTTCTCGTCCGGCGTGCAGGGCCTCATGGACTCCTACGAGGCGCGCTGA
- a CDS encoding STM4013/SEN3800 family hydrolase → MNAIVGTHDLLLVTLDTLRYDVAAELAAAGETPTLAGLLPGGRWERRHTPGSFTYAAHAAMLAGFMPTPASPGPHPRLFAGAFPGSETTAPHTWTFDAADLPSGLAAAGYHTVCVGGVGFFNKLTPLGSALPALFAESHWEPAFGVTDPEALPNQIDRVAETMARLPADRRLFLLMNVASLHQPNWFYLPGATRDDGDTRASHAAALRHVDAHIGRLFALMRRPCLVIVCSDHGTAYGEDGHTGHRIGHEVVWTVPYGEFVLP, encoded by the coding sequence ATGAACGCCATCGTCGGCACTCACGATCTGCTGCTGGTGACTCTCGACACCCTGCGCTACGACGTGGCCGCCGAACTGGCGGCGGCAGGGGAGACGCCTACGCTCGCCGGGCTGCTCCCAGGGGGCCGCTGGGAGCGCCGCCACACGCCGGGCAGTTTCACCTATGCGGCGCACGCCGCGATGCTGGCCGGGTTCATGCCGACCCCTGCGTCCCCTGGGCCGCACCCGCGCCTCTTCGCGGGGGCGTTCCCGGGCAGCGAGACCACCGCGCCACACACGTGGACGTTCGACGCCGCCGACCTGCCGTCCGGGCTCGCCGCAGCCGGCTACCACACCGTCTGCGTGGGCGGCGTCGGGTTCTTCAACAAGCTGACGCCGCTCGGGTCGGCGCTGCCGGCGCTGTTCGCCGAGAGCCACTGGGAGCCCGCGTTCGGCGTGACCGACCCCGAGGCCCTGCCCAACCAGATCGACCGCGTCGCCGAGACCATGGCGCGGCTGCCGGCCGACCGGCGGCTGTTCCTGCTGATGAACGTCGCGTCGCTGCACCAGCCCAACTGGTTCTACCTGCCCGGCGCCACCCGGGACGACGGCGACACGCGCGCCAGCCACGCCGCCGCCCTCCGCCATGTCGACGCCCACATCGGACGCCTCTTCGCGCTGATGCGCCGCCCCTGCCTCGTCATCGTCTGCTCCGACCACGGAACGGCCTACGGCGAGGACGGCCACACCGGGCACCGCATCGGCCACGAGGTCGTCTGGACCGTTCCGTACGGGGAGTTCGTTCTACCGTGA
- a CDS encoding threonine/serine exporter ThrE family protein, with the protein MRAAERLRRTWQVLMDGHPPEPPEEEPGETVDPRAVDLVLRVGELLLASGETTERVNEAMLSLAVAYELPRCEVQVTLTSLLVSAHPGLGAPPVTGTRAIRRRTPAYWRLTALHQLVQDASIGMLELEDAHKRLAEIKRGRPPYPAWLIVVSLGLIAASGSVLSGGGPLVATTAFIATVLGDRTAAALARRGIAEFFQLTVAAAIGAGAAVIVVALGSPKDASTIVTGAILALLPGRPLVASIQDGITGDLVSAGARVLEVFFMIAAIVAGLGAVVYLAVNLDVPIDVKHLPTPAAELRPVAVIAAAAISVTFAVSLAAPKEVLLAAALGGALIWVLYVLSRGWSIPPVLAAAVAATVVGVAANWLARRNQQPVMPYVVPAIGPLLPGTALYRSMVELNTGSPNTGVLSLIGAVSVALALGAGVNLGGELVRAFQRVGLGASGRWARPAARRTRGF; encoded by the coding sequence ATGCGCGCTGCTGAACGTTTGCGGCGGACCTGGCAGGTCCTGATGGACGGGCATCCCCCGGAACCGCCTGAGGAAGAGCCTGGAGAGACCGTCGACCCGCGTGCCGTCGACCTCGTCCTGCGTGTCGGTGAACTGCTGCTGGCGAGCGGTGAGACCACCGAGCGCGTCAACGAGGCGATGCTCAGCCTGGCGGTCGCCTATGAGCTTCCCCGGTGCGAGGTCCAAGTCACGCTGACGAGCCTTCTGGTGTCGGCCCACCCGGGCTTGGGAGCGCCTCCGGTGACGGGGACGCGGGCCATCCGGCGCCGTACCCCGGCCTACTGGCGCCTCACGGCGCTGCATCAACTCGTCCAGGACGCGTCCATCGGAATGTTGGAGCTGGAGGATGCCCACAAGCGCCTCGCGGAGATCAAAAGGGGGCGTCCTCCGTATCCGGCGTGGCTGATCGTCGTGTCGCTGGGGCTCATCGCCGCGTCGGGCAGTGTGCTGTCCGGCGGCGGGCCGCTCGTGGCGACGACCGCGTTCATCGCCACGGTGCTCGGTGACCGCACGGCCGCGGCGCTGGCGCGGCGCGGCATCGCGGAGTTCTTCCAGCTGACGGTGGCCGCCGCGATCGGGGCGGGCGCCGCGGTCATCGTGGTGGCCCTCGGCAGCCCGAAGGACGCCTCCACGATCGTCACGGGCGCGATCCTGGCGCTGCTGCCGGGACGCCCGCTGGTCGCCAGCATCCAGGACGGCATCACCGGCGACCTGGTGAGCGCCGGGGCGCGGGTGCTGGAGGTCTTCTTCATGATCGCGGCGATCGTCGCCGGGCTCGGCGCGGTCGTCTACCTCGCGGTCAACCTGGACGTGCCGATCGACGTCAAACACCTGCCCACGCCGGCGGCGGAGCTGCGGCCGGTCGCGGTGATCGCGGCCGCGGCCATCTCCGTGACGTTCGCGGTGTCCCTTGCGGCGCCCAAGGAGGTCCTGCTGGCGGCGGCCCTGGGCGGAGCGCTCATCTGGGTGCTGTACGTCCTGTCGCGCGGATGGAGCATTCCCCCGGTGCTGGCGGCGGCGGTGGCCGCCACTGTCGTCGGTGTGGCGGCGAACTGGCTTGCTCGAAGAAACCAGCAACCCGTCATGCCCTACGTGGTCCCGGCCATCGGCCCTCTGCTGCCCGGGACCGCGCTCTACCGCAGCATGGTGGAGCTCAACACGGGCTCGCCGAACACCGGTGTGCTGAGCCTCATCGGGGCGGTGTCCGTGGCGCTGGCCTTGGGCGCCGGCGTGAACCTCGGTGGTGAGCTGGTCCGCGCGTTCCAGCGCGTCGGCCTCGGCGCGTCCGGACGGTGGGCCCGTCCCGCGGCCCGCCGCACGCGCGGTTTCTGA
- a CDS encoding MetQ/NlpA family ABC transporter substrate-binding protein, protein MLRKLTVALASVGLLVGLTACGSSEASDDPDAPLKVAVNPVPHGDILTYVKDDLAAKAGLKVEIVEFSDYQQPNTALKEKQVTANYFQHVPFMEEFEKQSGTELTFVAPVHLEPLGVYSKKVKNLQDVPQGAEVAVPNDPANEGRALKLLADNGLITLKPDAPTTATPRDIATNPKKLKFTPVKAAQLPRSLDDVALSVINGNYAIEAGLSPNKEALAAEKAEGNPYANGIVTLPENKDDARVKKLVQLLQGPEVKKFVEDKYKGSVLIAS, encoded by the coding sequence GTGCTTCGCAAGCTCACTGTCGCGCTGGCCTCCGTCGGTCTCCTCGTGGGGCTGACCGCCTGCGGCTCCTCGGAGGCGTCGGACGATCCGGACGCCCCGCTGAAGGTCGCGGTCAACCCCGTCCCGCACGGCGACATCCTGACCTACGTCAAGGACGATCTGGCCGCCAAGGCCGGGCTGAAGGTCGAGATCGTGGAGTTCAGCGACTACCAGCAGCCGAACACCGCGCTGAAGGAGAAGCAGGTCACCGCGAACTACTTCCAGCACGTGCCGTTCATGGAGGAGTTCGAGAAGCAGTCGGGGACGGAGCTGACGTTCGTCGCGCCCGTCCACCTGGAGCCGCTCGGCGTCTACTCCAAGAAGGTGAAGAACCTCCAGGACGTCCCGCAGGGCGCCGAGGTCGCCGTCCCGAACGACCCGGCCAACGAGGGGCGCGCGCTGAAGCTGCTCGCCGACAACGGACTGATCACCCTGAAGCCGGACGCGCCGACGACCGCGACCCCGCGCGACATCGCGACCAACCCCAAGAAGCTGAAGTTCACGCCGGTCAAGGCCGCGCAGCTGCCCCGGTCGCTGGACGACGTCGCCCTGTCGGTCATCAACGGCAACTACGCCATCGAGGCCGGGCTGTCGCCGAACAAGGAGGCGCTCGCCGCCGAGAAGGCCGAGGGCAACCCGTACGCCAACGGCATCGTGACGCTGCCGGAGAACAAGGACGACGCCCGCGTGAAGAAGCTCGTCCAGCTGCTGCAGGGCCCCGAGGTCAAGAAGTTCGTCGAGGACAAGTACAAGGGGTCGGTGCTGATCGCCTCCTGA
- a CDS encoding STM4014 family protein, with the protein MSLVVVGTPGDRRPALLAAVCRSAGLPEPRLVPWVDVLRGVPLGLAAGDLLRIDSPGEDRETDALLRGPGEPARVEGGARWYRTFTAALRRMSGEVSAAGGRLLGDVEEIAVMFDKRRSHARMLAAGVPVPAALTDVSGYAALRSRMDEAGERRVFVKPAHGSSASGVVALQTAPPDRIRAVTSASMADGRLLNSLRVRSYETEEEVAALIDLLAPDGLHVERWLPKATINGRVFDLRVVVIGGEPTHAVVRTSRTPMTNLHLGGSRGDLGAVQRALGEAGWRRALDVCARAASCFPGSPMVGVDLLVGMGMRRFTVCEVNAFGDLLPGLTGLPGGPAEGLDTYAAQVALLQDAAGATA; encoded by the coding sequence ATGAGCCTCGTCGTCGTGGGGACGCCCGGCGACCGGCGCCCCGCACTGCTCGCGGCGGTGTGCCGGTCCGCCGGGCTGCCCGAACCGCGCCTCGTGCCGTGGGTGGACGTCCTGCGCGGCGTCCCGCTCGGCCTGGCCGCGGGCGACCTGCTGCGCATCGACTCGCCCGGCGAGGACCGCGAGACCGACGCGCTGCTGCGCGGCCCCGGCGAACCGGCCCGGGTAGAGGGCGGCGCCCGCTGGTACCGGACGTTCACGGCGGCGCTGCGGCGGATGTCCGGGGAGGTGTCGGCGGCCGGCGGCCGCCTGCTCGGCGACGTCGAGGAGATCGCGGTCATGTTCGACAAGCGGCGGTCGCACGCCCGCATGCTGGCGGCGGGGGTGCCCGTCCCGGCCGCGCTGACGGACGTCTCCGGCTACGCGGCGCTGCGGTCCCGGATGGACGAGGCGGGGGAGCGGCGCGTGTTCGTCAAGCCCGCGCACGGCTCGTCCGCGTCCGGGGTGGTGGCGCTGCAGACCGCGCCACCGGACCGGATCAGGGCCGTGACCTCGGCGTCCATGGCGGACGGGCGGCTGCTCAACTCGTTGCGCGTCCGCTCGTACGAGACCGAGGAGGAGGTCGCGGCGCTCATCGACCTGCTCGCGCCGGACGGCCTGCACGTCGAGCGGTGGCTGCCCAAGGCCACGATCAACGGCCGCGTGTTCGACCTGCGGGTCGTCGTCATCGGCGGCGAACCCACGCACGCGGTCGTCCGGACGAGCCGCACACCGATGACCAACCTGCATCTGGGCGGCTCCAGGGGTGACCTGGGAGCCGTGCAGCGTGCACTGGGCGAGGCCGGATGGAGGCGGGCGCTCGACGTGTGCGCGCGGGCCGCATCCTGTTTCCCGGGCAGCCCGATGGTCGGCGTTGACCTGCTCGTAGGGATGGGCATGAGGCGGTTCACCGTCTGCGAGGTGAACGCGTTCGGCGACCTGCTTCCCGGGCTGACCGGCCTGCCCGGTGGTCCCGCCGAGGGGCTCGACACGTACGCCGCCCAGGTCGCTCTACTCCAGGACGCGGCGGGGGCCACGGCGTGA
- a CDS encoding STM4015 family protein, producing MIEERLSTFAGLPVHAFDGDPEGGPLPAAGEVAWGIYHHIHDNGVWGAEVPENFDRFLREVDTARVTHLVIGFWGFDCGEFDPVERLVAAADRLPRLRALFLGDIRDWDLHLSWIRHTDVSPLFAAFPELEHFEVRGSDGLRLAPLDGRAGARLRTLRFEAVMLPAEIVRAVTESELPGLRHLDLWLGGGDRPDWLASLDDLAPILAGERLPALRHLGLENAGAHDRIAEAVADAPVVERLESLSLALGTLTDAGAEALLAGRPLGHLADLDLHHHYLTEEMGARVREALPGVRVNLDDPQGFPEWLKPQWSRLGLDMSGSYISVAE from the coding sequence ATGATCGAGGAGCGCCTCTCGACGTTCGCCGGGCTCCCCGTCCACGCGTTCGACGGGGACCCGGAGGGCGGGCCGCTCCCCGCCGCCGGAGAGGTCGCCTGGGGGATCTACCACCACATCCACGACAACGGCGTGTGGGGCGCGGAGGTCCCCGAGAACTTCGACCGCTTCCTCCGGGAGGTCGACACGGCGCGGGTCACGCACCTCGTCATCGGCTTCTGGGGGTTCGACTGCGGCGAGTTCGATCCGGTGGAGCGGCTGGTGGCCGCCGCCGACCGGCTGCCGCGCCTGCGGGCGCTGTTCCTCGGCGACATCCGCGACTGGGACCTGCACCTCTCGTGGATCAGGCACACCGACGTCTCGCCGCTGTTCGCGGCGTTTCCGGAGCTGGAGCACTTCGAGGTCCGCGGCTCCGACGGGCTGCGGCTCGCGCCGCTGGACGGCCGCGCGGGCGCCCGGCTGCGGACGCTGCGGTTCGAGGCGGTCATGCTGCCCGCCGAGATCGTCCGGGCGGTGACCGAGAGCGAGCTGCCGGGGCTGCGGCACCTCGACCTGTGGCTGGGCGGCGGCGACCGGCCGGACTGGCTCGCCTCCCTCGACGACCTCGCGCCGATCCTCGCGGGGGAGCGGCTGCCCGCGCTGCGCCACCTCGGCCTGGAGAACGCCGGCGCCCACGACCGGATCGCCGAGGCCGTGGCGGACGCGCCCGTCGTCGAGCGGCTGGAGTCGCTGAGCCTCGCGCTCGGCACGCTCACCGACGCGGGCGCGGAGGCGCTGCTGGCCGGCCGCCCGCTCGGCCACCTCGCCGACCTCGACCTGCACCACCACTACCTGACCGAGGAGATGGGCGCGCGGGTGCGGGAGGCGCTGCCGGGCGTCCGGGTGAACCTGGACGATCCGCAGGGGTTCCCCGAGTGGCTGAAGCCCCAGTGGAGCCGGCTCGGGCTCGACATGAGCGGCTCCTACATCTCGGTCGCCGAATGA
- a CDS encoding STM4011 family radical SAM protein, producing the protein MGRHLTILYRGPLASCDYDCPYCPFAKRRDTPDQLRADRAALERFTEWVAGCGHPVSVLFTPWGEGLVRSWYRQALTTLSHLPHVERVAIQTNLSHRVSWTADADLTRLALWATYHPGQVPYERFLGKCRDLAERGVRYSVGIVGQPEHLDAARRLRADLPTGTYLWVNAAEGRAYDDAEAASWAEIDPLFPLSRRPHASRGLPCRTGDTVVSVDGDGTVRRCHFVPAVLGNLYDGTFRDALAPRPCPLDVCDCHIGYVHLEPLGLYDTFAGGVLERIPALLER; encoded by the coding sequence ATGGGGCGGCACCTCACGATCCTCTACCGGGGGCCGCTCGCGAGCTGCGACTACGACTGCCCGTACTGCCCCTTCGCCAAGCGCCGCGACACACCGGACCAGTTGCGCGCCGACCGCGCAGCCCTCGAACGCTTCACGGAATGGGTCGCCGGCTGCGGGCACCCCGTCTCCGTCCTGTTCACGCCCTGGGGGGAGGGCCTGGTGCGCTCCTGGTACCGGCAGGCGCTCACCACGCTGAGCCATCTCCCGCACGTCGAACGGGTCGCGATCCAGACCAACCTCAGCCACCGCGTGTCGTGGACGGCCGACGCCGACCTCACCCGGCTCGCGCTCTGGGCGACCTACCATCCCGGCCAGGTTCCCTATGAGCGCTTCCTAGGGAAGTGCCGGGACCTGGCGGAGCGCGGCGTCCGGTACAGCGTCGGCATCGTCGGGCAGCCCGAACACCTCGACGCCGCCCGCCGCCTGCGCGCCGACCTGCCCACCGGCACCTACCTGTGGGTCAACGCCGCCGAGGGCCGCGCCTACGACGACGCCGAAGCCGCCTCCTGGGCCGAGATCGACCCGCTCTTCCCGCTCAGCCGCCGCCCGCACGCCAGCCGCGGCCTCCCCTGCCGCACAGGGGACACGGTGGTGTCCGTAGACGGTGACGGCACAGTGCGCCGCTGCCACTTCGTCCCGGCCGTGCTGGGCAACCTGTACGACGGCACGTTCCGGGACGCGCTGGCCCCGCGCCCGTGCCCGCTCGACGTCTGCGACTGCCACATCGGCTACGTCCACCTGGAGCCACTGGGCCTCTACGACACCTTCGCCGGCGGCGTCCTGGAACGGATCCCGGCCCTGCTGGAACGGTGA
- a CDS encoding DUF6745 domain-containing protein, translating to MVTGTLREAHFVVGDWQAAAFGTGSADRALAEAGVASAYASAGLPAPERYVWVPSPARGAVAAAVIAGHGDALKAAGLDGLVEQARTDLGEGPAGGSVLADVRTRPWEAMRAAACSEQGPEQWPRTWAETGGLLWDQVQSLVTRVRAAVGEQAHARSLAAGNRLPAPDEEQVASLLRAATLDAVLGQHDAPWLALFESLGRLDGPLAGLAEVARTAGWWWPYERLVILSERPSELHRDEPGRLHRGDGPALAYPDGFALHAWRGMPIPPDFVASLAGLTADRISSEANAELRRVMLEVFGYDRYLAETGARPLHQDETGVLWSIELPGDEPVVMVEVVNSTPEPDGTYRTYYLRVPPGTSTARAGVAWTFGVDEADYHPEKQT from the coding sequence ATGGTCACCGGAACCTTGCGCGAGGCCCATTTCGTGGTCGGCGACTGGCAGGCGGCGGCGTTCGGCACCGGCTCCGCAGACCGTGCGCTGGCCGAGGCCGGGGTCGCCTCCGCCTACGCCTCCGCGGGCCTGCCCGCCCCTGAACGGTACGTGTGGGTCCCCTCCCCCGCGCGCGGCGCCGTCGCGGCGGCCGTCATCGCGGGGCACGGCGACGCGCTGAAGGCGGCGGGGCTGGACGGGCTGGTCGAGCAGGCCCGCACCGACCTCGGTGAAGGGCCGGCGGGCGGGAGCGTCCTCGCGGACGTCCGCACCCGCCCCTGGGAGGCGATGCGTGCGGCGGCCTGCTCCGAACAGGGGCCGGAGCAGTGGCCGCGCACGTGGGCCGAGACGGGCGGCCTCCTGTGGGACCAGGTCCAGTCGCTGGTCACGCGGGTGCGCGCCGCCGTCGGCGAGCAGGCCCATGCCCGTTCGCTCGCGGCCGGGAACCGGCTCCCCGCCCCCGACGAGGAGCAGGTGGCGTCCCTGCTGCGCGCCGCCACTCTCGACGCCGTACTGGGCCAGCACGACGCGCCGTGGCTGGCGCTGTTCGAGTCGCTCGGACGCCTGGACGGGCCCCTGGCGGGCCTCGCCGAGGTCGCCCGTACGGCGGGCTGGTGGTGGCCCTACGAGCGGCTGGTGATCCTGTCGGAACGCCCGAGCGAGCTGCACCGCGACGAGCCCGGCCGGCTGCACCGCGGTGACGGCCCCGCCCTCGCCTACCCGGACGGGTTCGCGCTGCACGCCTGGCGCGGCATGCCGATCCCGCCCGATTTCGTGGCCTCGCTGGCGGGGCTGACGGCCGACCGCATCTCCTCCGAGGCGAACGCCGAGCTGCGCCGGGTCATGCTGGAGGTCTTCGGATACGACCGCTACCTGGCCGAGACGGGCGCGCGTCCCCTGCACCAGGACGAGACGGGCGTCCTGTGGTCCATCGAGCTGCCCGGCGACGAGCCGGTGGTCATGGTCGAGGTGGTCAATTCCACGCCCGAACCGGACGGGACGTACCGCACCTACTATCTGCGCGTCCCGCCCGGCACCAGCACGGCGCGCGCGGGCGTCGCCTGGACGTTCGGTGTGGACGAGGCCGACTACCACCCTGAGAAGCAGACCTGA
- a CDS encoding methionine ABC transporter permease, whose amino-acid sequence MTWDEVAPLLWPATVDTLYMTGVATLFTVVLGLPLGVLLVVTERGGLLPARPVNRALGVVVDIGRSLPFLILMVAIIPFTRVVVGTSIGNAAAIVPLTIGAIPFYARLVEIALREVDPGVLAAADAMGATRREIVGKVLLREARPGLVSGLTVTVIALIGYTAMAGTVGGGGLGNLAVVYGYERFETKVMVATVVLLVVLVLLIQAAGDLVARRLTHR is encoded by the coding sequence ATGACCTGGGACGAGGTCGCTCCGCTGCTGTGGCCCGCCACGGTGGACACCCTCTACATGACCGGCGTCGCCACGCTGTTCACCGTCGTGCTCGGGCTGCCGCTCGGCGTGCTGCTGGTCGTGACCGAGCGCGGCGGGCTGCTGCCCGCCCGGCCCGTGAACCGGGCCCTCGGCGTGGTCGTCGACATCGGCCGCTCGCTGCCGTTCCTGATCCTGATGGTGGCGATCATCCCGTTCACCCGGGTGGTCGTCGGCACCAGCATCGGCAACGCCGCCGCGATCGTCCCGCTGACGATCGGCGCCATCCCGTTCTACGCGCGGCTCGTCGAGATCGCGCTGCGCGAGGTCGACCCCGGCGTGCTCGCGGCGGCGGACGCCATGGGCGCCACCCGCCGGGAGATCGTCGGCAAGGTCCTGCTGCGCGAGGCGCGCCCCGGCCTCGTGTCGGGCCTGACCGTCACCGTCATCGCGCTCATCGGCTACACGGCCATGGCCGGGACGGTCGGCGGCGGCGGGCTCGGCAACCTCGCCGTCGTCTACGGCTACGAGCGCTTCGAGACCAAGGTCATGGTCGCGACCGTGGTGCTGCTCGTCGTCCTGGTCCTGCTCATCCAGGCCGCGGGGGACCTCGTCGCCCGCCGCCTGACCCACCGCTAA
- a CDS encoding STM4015 family protein — translation MGVYQHLEEYAGLPVATFNNETEAGKDGNAATDPVTGEEYPAAGEAAWYVGTIFDEEDFADVFARFLQTVDTAEITALIVGYWGADYDSGAADPVDLLTKAAASFPKLRALFLGDITGEEAEISWIEHSDITPLFTAFPNLERFEVRGAQGLALDPVKSDRLKVLRFESGGLPAAIVRAVGASELPNLEHLDLWLGEDNYGGDATAADLAPLLGGERLPALRHLGLEDSEIQDEIAAAVAGAPVVARLESLSLAMGVLTDRGAEALLAGQPLTHLRKLDLHHHFLSDAMIERVKAALPGVEVDLDEQEKPDGDWHYIAVSE, via the coding sequence ATGGGCGTTTATCAGCACCTCGAGGAATACGCCGGCCTGCCGGTGGCCACGTTCAACAACGAGACCGAAGCGGGCAAGGACGGGAACGCCGCCACCGACCCGGTCACCGGGGAGGAGTACCCGGCGGCGGGCGAGGCCGCCTGGTACGTCGGGACGATCTTCGACGAGGAGGACTTCGCCGACGTCTTCGCGCGGTTCCTGCAGACGGTCGACACGGCCGAGATCACCGCGCTGATCGTCGGCTACTGGGGCGCGGACTACGACTCCGGCGCCGCCGACCCGGTCGACCTGCTCACCAAGGCCGCCGCGTCCTTCCCGAAGCTGCGGGCGCTGTTCCTCGGCGACATCACCGGCGAGGAGGCGGAGATCTCCTGGATCGAGCACTCCGACATCACGCCGCTGTTCACCGCGTTCCCGAACCTGGAGCGGTTCGAGGTGCGCGGCGCGCAGGGCCTCGCCCTCGACCCGGTCAAGAGCGACCGGCTCAAGGTGCTGCGGTTCGAGTCGGGCGGGCTCCCGGCCGCGATCGTCCGCGCCGTGGGCGCGAGCGAGCTGCCGAACCTGGAGCACCTCGACCTGTGGCTCGGCGAGGACAACTACGGCGGCGACGCCACGGCCGCCGACCTCGCGCCGCTGCTCGGCGGCGAGCGGCTGCCCGCGCTGCGCCACCTCGGCCTGGAGGACAGCGAGATCCAGGACGAGATCGCCGCGGCCGTCGCGGGCGCGCCCGTCGTGGCGCGCCTGGAGTCGCTCAGCCTCGCCATGGGCGTCCTCACCGACCGGGGCGCCGAGGCGCTGCTGGCCGGGCAGCCGCTCACCCACCTGCGCAAGCTGGACCTGCACCACCACTTCCTGTCGGACGCGATGATCGAGCGCGTGAAGGCCGCGCTGCCCGGTGTCGAGGTCGACCTGGACGAGCAGGAGAAGCCGGACGGCGACTGGCATTACATCGCGGTGTCGGAATGA